Proteins from a single region of Selenomonadales bacterium:
- a CDS encoding OsmC family protein translates to MSSEKVGFAGSSQGLLVGVLERPDHAPLQALAVFAHCFTCGKNSLAATRISRALAQQGIATLRFDFTGLGESEGDFGRGGFSSSVADIVAAVHWMQSTIGMPALLVGHSLGGTAAIAAAARLDGIRAVCTLGAPATADHVLRHFGPTKSEEDGQIQVDLGGRAFRIAPAFIEELQAQAHENPVKGLRAALLVMHAPSDAVVDIGEAQDLFKAARHPKSFISLDDADHLLTRPADAQYAADLIGAWASRFLPMRAERNDAPSDLRAGEVWVGEHDHAFWRSMRAGPHHLDADEPKEVGGGERGPDPYELLLMSLGACTSMTLRQYAKRKGYALKDVQVRLRHERAHATDCQECGDRSGQVDHVTRQLLLSGPLSESQRQDLLRIADRCPVHRTLENHPVITTTLIRD, encoded by the coding sequence ATGAGCAGCGAAAAGGTAGGCTTCGCTGGCAGCAGCCAGGGTCTGCTGGTGGGTGTCTTGGAACGCCCGGACCATGCACCGTTACAAGCCCTGGCGGTGTTTGCCCACTGCTTTACCTGCGGAAAGAACTCTCTCGCCGCGACCCGCATCAGCCGGGCGCTGGCTCAGCAGGGCATCGCCACGCTGCGCTTTGATTTCACCGGTCTGGGCGAGAGCGAAGGCGACTTCGGGCGCGGTGGCTTTTCGTCCAGCGTGGCGGACATTGTGGCGGCGGTGCACTGGATGCAGAGCACGATCGGCATGCCTGCACTGTTGGTCGGACACAGCCTGGGGGGGACGGCGGCCATCGCGGCGGCTGCCCGCCTCGACGGCATACGGGCGGTTTGCACGCTGGGCGCACCCGCGACGGCCGACCATGTGCTTCGTCACTTCGGTCCGACCAAGTCCGAAGAGGATGGGCAGATCCAGGTCGACCTGGGCGGCCGGGCGTTCAGGATCGCGCCGGCCTTCATTGAAGAGCTCCAGGCCCAAGCCCACGAGAACCCGGTCAAGGGGCTTCGCGCGGCCTTGCTGGTTATGCACGCGCCAAGTGACGCGGTGGTGGACATCGGCGAGGCACAGGACCTGTTCAAGGCGGCCAGACATCCTAAGAGTTTCATCAGCCTGGACGATGCGGACCATCTGCTCACGCGCCCGGCCGATGCGCAGTATGCGGCTGACCTGATTGGCGCCTGGGCCTCGCGGTTTCTGCCGATGCGAGCCGAGCGAAACGATGCGCCGTCGGACCTTCGTGCGGGCGAGGTGTGGGTGGGGGAGCACGATCACGCCTTCTGGCGATCGATGCGAGCAGGTCCGCACCACCTCGACGCCGATGAGCCCAAGGAAGTGGGTGGTGGCGAACGCGGGCCCGATCCTTATGAACTTCTGCTGATGTCGCTGGGCGCCTGCACGTCCATGACATTGCGCCAGTACGCCAAGCGAAAAGGCTATGCGCTCAAGGATGTCCAGGTCAGGTTGCGTCATGAGCGCGCGCACGCGACCGATTGCCAGGAGTGCGGGGATCGCTCGGGACAGGTTGACCACGTCACGCGGCAGCTCCTGCTGAGCGGACCGTTGAGTGAAAGCCAGCGACAGGACCTGTTGCGCATCGCCGATCGTTGCCCCGTGCATCGAACGCTGGAGAACCATCCGGTGATCACCACCACACTGATTCGGGACTGA
- a CDS encoding DUF427 domain-containing protein, translating into MRAIWKGTTIAESDDIVEVEGNAYFPHDALRPEHFKPSDTHTTCPWKGRASYYDVVVGEDVNADAAWYYPSPKAGAEAVTGRVAFWRGVEVRP; encoded by the coding sequence ATGAGAGCCATCTGGAAAGGCACCACCATCGCTGAGAGCGATGACATCGTGGAAGTTGAAGGCAACGCCTATTTCCCACACGACGCGTTGCGCCCGGAACATTTCAAACCAAGCGATACGCACACCACCTGTCCATGGAAGGGGCGGGCCAGCTACTACGACGTCGTGGTCGGCGAAGACGTGAACGCTGACGCGGCGTGGTACTACCCGTCGCCCAAGGCTGGTGCGGAGGCGGTGACCGGCAGGGTGGCGTTCTGGCGCGGTGTCGAGGTGCGGCCATGA
- a CDS encoding mercuric reductase yields the protein MSGEQRFDAIVIGAGQAGPFLGATLVARGMKVALIEERDLGGTCVNRGCTPTKTLRKSARVAHMARRASEFGVQTGSVQVNFRAAMERMQRRVEEARSGLQAWLGQLEGLTIIKARGRLAGREGEQFVVLAGEHQLVAPKVVLNTGTRPFVPPVPGLDELPFLDNERLLALRELPSRLVIIGGGYISLEMAQIFRRLGSEVAILETGPRLTAREDEDIAAAVTGMLTAEGIEVNTGVRIERVGKADNDAGVRVQLAGGRSVDGSHLLVATGRIPNTDCLGLETVGLEVSARGYLVTNDRLETAVPGIWALGDINQRGAFTHTSYHDQDIVAENLAGGQRSAAARVGIYAMFTDPPLAHVGLYEADARKLVTEGRRISQAVHAMKDVSRAKEEGETVGKIKLLIDEDSGHFLGATMLGIQSDEIIQAIGLVMASGGTWKLVRDALPVHPTVTEFLPTIIDRRKPLTASSG from the coding sequence ATGAGCGGGGAACAGAGGTTCGACGCGATCGTGATCGGAGCCGGTCAGGCCGGTCCCTTTCTGGGCGCGACACTCGTTGCCCGGGGTATGAAGGTGGCGCTCATCGAGGAGCGTGACCTGGGTGGTACCTGTGTCAATCGGGGCTGCACCCCAACCAAGACCCTACGCAAGTCGGCTCGTGTGGCTCACATGGCGCGCCGGGCCAGCGAATTCGGTGTGCAAACCGGGTCGGTCCAGGTCAACTTCAGGGCAGCGATGGAGCGCATGCAACGCCGGGTGGAGGAGGCTCGCTCTGGCCTGCAGGCCTGGCTGGGCCAGTTGGAAGGACTCACCATCATCAAGGCGCGCGGTCGCCTGGCGGGCCGTGAAGGCGAACAGTTCGTGGTGCTGGCCGGCGAGCATCAGCTGGTGGCGCCCAAGGTGGTGCTGAACACCGGCACACGTCCCTTTGTTCCGCCGGTGCCTGGGCTGGACGAGCTGCCGTTCCTGGACAACGAACGGCTGTTGGCGCTGCGTGAATTACCGTCCAGGCTGGTGATCATCGGCGGTGGATACATCAGCCTGGAGATGGCTCAGATCTTTCGGCGGCTGGGAAGTGAGGTTGCCATTCTGGAAACAGGGCCCCGCCTCACGGCCCGCGAGGACGAGGACATTGCAGCCGCTGTGACCGGAATGCTGACAGCGGAAGGCATCGAAGTGAACACCGGCGTGCGCATTGAGCGGGTCGGCAAGGCGGACAACGACGCTGGCGTGCGGGTGCAGTTGGCTGGTGGCCGCAGCGTGGATGGCAGCCACCTGCTGGTGGCCACCGGGCGAATACCGAACACCGACTGTCTGGGCCTGGAAACGGTGGGCCTGGAGGTCAGTGCGCGAGGCTACCTGGTCACCAACGACCGGCTCGAAACCGCGGTTCCCGGCATCTGGGCGCTGGGTGACATCAATCAGCGCGGGGCCTTTACCCACACCAGCTACCACGATCAGGACATCGTGGCGGAGAACCTGGCCGGAGGGCAACGCAGCGCCGCCGCGCGCGTCGGCATTTATGCCATGTTTACCGATCCTCCGCTGGCCCACGTCGGTCTTTATGAGGCCGACGCGCGAAAACTCGTGACCGAAGGGCGACGCATTTCCCAGGCGGTTCACGCCATGAAGGACGTCAGTCGCGCGAAGGAAGAAGGCGAAACCGTGGGCAAGATCAAGCTCCTCATCGATGAGGACAGTGGTCATTTCCTCGGAGCGACCATGCTCGGGATCCAGTCGGACGAGATCATTCAGGCGATCGGTCTGGTGATGGCCAGTGGCGGCACCTGGAAGTTGGTCCGGGATGCATTGCCCGTTCACCCGACGGTCACCGAGTTCCTGCCCACCATCATTGATCGACGCAAGCCCTTGACCGCAAGTTCTGGGTGA
- a CDS encoding sulfite oxidase-like oxidoreductase produces the protein MPINRSFSGRNRDVHNHGGRLPPGQSLTEGFPVLTAGPTPKALALGDWRLTLKVGVRPVRVWTWSEFQALPQTEQVVDIHCVTTWSKFDTRWRGVTLDTLLQAAGLEAPTPWVLAHSQDGYSTNVPLADLTQGRAMIATHYDDRPLAPEHGGPARLLVPHLYFWKSAKWVNALQFNERDEAGFWELRGYHMRGDPFKEERYG, from the coding sequence ATGCCCATCAACCGCTCATTCAGCGGCCGCAATCGCGATGTCCACAACCACGGCGGTCGACTTCCGCCAGGACAGTCCCTGACGGAAGGTTTTCCCGTGCTGACTGCGGGCCCCACCCCAAAAGCCTTGGCGCTTGGCGATTGGCGCTTGACCTTGAAGGTCGGTGTGCGGCCGGTTCGCGTTTGGACCTGGAGCGAATTCCAGGCCCTGCCCCAGACCGAGCAGGTGGTCGATATCCATTGCGTTACCACCTGGTCGAAATTCGACACCCGCTGGCGCGGTGTGACGTTGGACACCTTGTTGCAGGCGGCCGGACTGGAAGCGCCCACGCCTTGGGTGTTGGCGCATTCTCAGGACGGCTACTCCACCAACGTGCCGTTGGCCGATCTGACACAAGGGCGCGCAATGATCGCAACGCACTACGACGACCGACCGCTCGCGCCCGAGCACGGGGGACCGGCACGCCTGTTGGTGCCGCATCTCTACTTCTGGAAGTCGGCCAAGTGGGTCAATGCGCTGCAGTTCAACGAGCGCGACGAGGCCGGGTTCTGGGAACTGCGGGGCTATCACATGCGAGGCGACCCTTTCAAGGAAGAGCGCTATGGATGA
- the egtB gene encoding ergothioneine biosynthesis protein EgtB, with the protein MTPEDIRLTRYVSVRSRSERLCAPLSAEDHVPQPVSDVSPPKWHLAHTTWFFETFVLAKQQPDYRLFHPLYGYLFNSYYESEGAHLARPQRGSLSRPTVAEVMAYRAHVDESMRRMLKEPLEPAVAALVELGMQHEQQHQELLITDIKYILGHNPLHPAYDPLGIGPQDVTAEHDGTCPPLDDWLSVEGQTIRMGHQGPGFAFDNESPSHLALIQGVDIRVALVTNDEYLQFMRDGGYQRHSLWHAEGWDWVQTLKFRAPMYWQPDPNQPDGWGHYTLQGVMPLTSQAPVTHVSYYEAHAFCDWAGWRLPTEFEWEAAASRFDWGRRWEWTRSAYQPYPGFARSEGAVGEYNGKFMVNQQVLRGASWATSPGHARLTYRNFFHAPLRWQFTGIRPVRSRESA; encoded by the coding sequence GTGACACCTGAAGACATCCGCCTAACCCGATACGTCTCTGTCCGTTCGCGCAGCGAACGTCTGTGTGCCCCTCTGAGTGCCGAGGACCATGTTCCCCAACCGGTTTCCGACGTCAGTCCGCCGAAGTGGCACTTGGCCCACACCACGTGGTTCTTCGAGACTTTTGTCCTCGCGAAACAACAGCCGGACTATCGACTGTTCCATCCTCTGTATGGCTACCTGTTCAACAGCTACTACGAATCGGAGGGCGCTCACCTGGCACGCCCGCAGCGAGGGAGCTTGAGTCGCCCGACGGTGGCTGAGGTGATGGCGTATCGCGCGCATGTGGACGAGTCCATGCGCCGTATGCTGAAGGAACCACTGGAGCCCGCGGTCGCGGCCTTGGTAGAGCTGGGCATGCAGCATGAACAACAGCATCAGGAGTTGCTGATCACAGACATCAAGTACATCCTGGGCCACAACCCATTGCATCCGGCGTATGACCCTCTGGGCATCGGTCCCCAAGATGTGACGGCCGAACATGATGGAACCTGCCCACCACTGGACGATTGGCTTAGCGTCGAAGGGCAGACGATTCGCATGGGCCACCAGGGGCCAGGGTTCGCCTTCGACAACGAGTCGCCATCGCATTTGGCGCTCATTCAAGGAGTAGACATCCGTGTGGCGCTAGTCACCAATGATGAATACCTTCAGTTCATGCGCGACGGAGGATATCAGCGCCATTCGCTCTGGCATGCGGAAGGCTGGGACTGGGTGCAAACGCTTAAATTCCGTGCGCCGATGTACTGGCAGCCCGACCCTAACCAGCCTGACGGATGGGGTCATTACACGCTCCAGGGGGTGATGCCGCTGACCAGTCAGGCACCAGTCACGCATGTCAGTTACTACGAGGCACACGCTTTCTGCGATTGGGCGGGGTGGCGATTGCCCACCGAGTTCGAGTGGGAAGCAGCGGCAAGCCGGTTCGACTGGGGGCGTCGATGGGAATGGACGCGCAGTGCCTATCAGCCCTATCCCGGTTTTGCCCGCAGCGAGGGCGCAGTGGGCGAATACAACGGGAAGTTCATGGTGAACCAGCAGGTCTTGCGCGGAGCGTCCTGGGCCACATCGCCGGGCCACGCCCGTTTGACATACCGGAACTTCTTTCACGCTCCGTTGCGTTGGCAGTTCACGGGCATCCGTCCTGTTCGCTCGCGGGAGTCCGCATGA